In Gimesia benthica, a single window of DNA contains:
- a CDS encoding class II glutamine amidotransferase, whose amino-acid sequence MCRWLAYTGSPLQLSALLTRPNHSLIDQSRHATQNVEALNGDGFGVGWYGDDPTPGLYRDTHPAWNDANFRHLADHIRSRLFLAHVRASTGTAVQNTNSHPFSFDNWLFQHNGSIPAFRSLKRQLLFDVDPELFPFIEGSTDSETLFFLALTFGLRDDPPAALAWAIGHVERVRKAAGIEVPLFVSACATNGEQLWAIRYSSNHQSRTLYHSSHLHALHEIDGTYAPLPDDATIVVSEPLDELTSHWEEVPESALLTVSGGAATVNSFSPILPN is encoded by the coding sequence ATGTGTCGCTGGCTGGCTTATACCGGATCACCTCTGCAACTGAGTGCCCTGCTCACCCGCCCCAATCATTCACTCATCGACCAGAGTCGGCACGCAACGCAAAACGTCGAAGCCCTCAACGGCGATGGCTTCGGGGTCGGCTGGTATGGCGATGATCCCACACCGGGGCTCTACCGCGATACTCATCCCGCCTGGAACGATGCCAACTTCCGCCACCTGGCCGACCACATCCGCTCGCGGCTCTTCCTGGCACACGTCCGCGCTTCGACCGGCACCGCCGTCCAGAATACCAACTCGCATCCCTTCAGCTTCGATAACTGGCTCTTCCAGCACAACGGTTCAATCCCCGCGTTCCGCTCTCTCAAACGACAACTGCTATTCGACGTTGACCCTGAACTGTTCCCGTTCATTGAAGGTTCCACCGATTCCGAAACGCTGTTCTTCCTCGCGCTGACATTCGGCCTGCGTGACGATCCTCCCGCTGCCCTGGCCTGGGCGATCGGTCATGTAGAACGGGTCCGCAAAGCTGCGGGAATCGAAGTTCCACTATTCGTCAGTGCCTGCGCGACCAATGGCGAACAGCTCTGGGCGATCCGCTATTCCAGCAATCATCAGTCGCGCACACTCTATCACAGTTCACACCTGCATGCCCTGCACGAAATCGACGGAACTTACGCTCCCCTGCCCGACGATGCCACGATCGTCGTTTCTGAGCCTTTGGACGAACTGACCAGTCACTGGGAAGAGGTCCCCGAGTCAGCGCTGCTCACTGTCTCAGGGGGCGCCGCCACAGTGAATTCGTTCTCACCCATCCTGCCGAATTGA
- a CDS encoding thiamine pyrophosphate-dependent enzyme produces MSRNVSEQLLEILIEAGVTQVFGVIGDALNAFAQAIHKHDEVEWIGVRHEGNASYAAFAQAELSGNLAVCAGTVGPGALHLINGLYNAKRERSPVLAVTGQVPVGQIGTGFHQEVDLTKIYDDVCDFQAVIRSPEEAPRLIQRAIREALSNGSVSRIELPADIAEMACEGDDFIQPLFRSRAALVPDDAQVQQLAELIRTHQGKRISILAGAGCRLARDEVIALADKLQAPITHSLRACDIFDHDCPHVAGLTGLIGNPSGYHAVMNTDLLLMLGTDFPYTEYLPHDCTVVQIDSSLPRIGNRVGVDLGIHADVKAALQQLLPLVESQGASEFHDKITGSFDDWRREMRQAADPSRDHEPLHPQIFARFINEHASDDAIFVVDTGTITVWASRYISFHSDRRMIGSFNHGSMAVGLPAALGAQLLFPQREVWALVGDGAFTMAMQDWLTIANRGLPIKMLVLHNSSLDLVKLEMEVAGIVPEEDVLAIDVPDLADYSRWCGAEGVRVEHAGDIEAAIQRAKQSSGPFLIDAVVTNGELSMPPKIKMEQAVGMAESKVKQAWMALSGDQEQWNNIKEELAAYFDSSDD; encoded by the coding sequence ATGTCTCGCAATGTTTCAGAACAGTTGCTGGAGATTCTCATTGAAGCCGGTGTGACCCAGGTGTTTGGTGTGATCGGTGATGCCTTGAATGCGTTTGCCCAGGCAATTCACAAGCACGATGAAGTCGAATGGATCGGTGTCCGGCACGAGGGGAATGCAAGCTATGCCGCGTTTGCCCAGGCCGAGTTGAGTGGAAACCTGGCGGTCTGCGCAGGGACCGTGGGGCCTGGTGCGCTGCACTTAATCAACGGCCTGTATAATGCGAAAAGGGAACGCAGTCCCGTGCTGGCGGTGACGGGGCAGGTGCCCGTTGGGCAGATCGGCACCGGATTTCACCAGGAAGTCGATCTGACGAAAATTTACGATGATGTCTGTGATTTTCAGGCCGTGATTCGTTCTCCTGAGGAAGCACCACGCTTGATTCAGCGAGCGATCCGGGAAGCGCTCAGTAACGGTTCGGTGAGCCGGATAGAACTGCCGGCCGATATCGCAGAGATGGCATGTGAGGGGGATGACTTTATCCAGCCGCTGTTCCGTTCCCGGGCAGCGCTTGTTCCCGATGACGCGCAGGTGCAGCAACTGGCAGAACTGATTCGCACGCACCAGGGGAAGCGGATCTCTATTCTGGCGGGGGCAGGTTGTCGACTGGCGCGGGACGAAGTGATTGCACTGGCCGACAAGTTGCAGGCACCGATTACCCACTCGTTACGCGCCTGTGATATCTTCGACCATGACTGCCCGCATGTGGCGGGACTGACTGGGTTGATTGGAAATCCGTCGGGTTATCATGCGGTTATGAATACAGACCTGCTGCTGATGCTGGGGACTGACTTCCCCTATACCGAGTATCTGCCGCACGACTGCACCGTGGTGCAGATCGACAGCAGCCTGCCTCGGATCGGCAATCGCGTGGGGGTGGACCTGGGGATTCATGCAGATGTCAAAGCGGCGCTGCAGCAACTGTTGCCCCTAGTCGAATCGCAGGGGGCTTCTGAATTTCATGATAAAATTACAGGCAGCTTCGATGACTGGCGGCGGGAGATGCGACAGGCTGCGGATCCCTCTCGCGATCATGAACCGCTGCATCCACAGATTTTTGCCCGTTTCATCAATGAACACGCGAGTGACGATGCCATCTTCGTGGTGGATACGGGAACGATTACCGTTTGGGCGTCGCGGTACATCTCGTTTCATTCGGATCGGCGGATGATCGGTTCGTTCAACCATGGTTCAATGGCCGTCGGTCTACCCGCGGCACTGGGAGCCCAGTTACTGTTTCCGCAGCGGGAAGTCTGGGCGCTGGTGGGGGACGGTGCATTCACGATGGCGATGCAGGACTGGTTGACGATTGCGAATCGCGGGTTGCCGATCAAAATGCTGGTGCTGCACAATTCGAGCCTGGATCTGGTCAAGCTGGAGATGGAAGTGGCCGGCATCGTCCCCGAGGAGGATGTGCTCGCAATCGATGTGCCTGATCTGGCCGATTATTCCCGCTGGTGCGGGGCCGAGGGCGTGCGTGTCGAACACGCCGGGGATATTGAAGCGGCGATTCAGAGGGCGAAACAGTCGTCCGGCCCGTTCCTGATCGATGCGGTGGTCACCAATGGCGAACTGTCGATGCCGCCTAAGATTAAGATGGAACAGGCGGTGGGCATGGCAGAGAGCAAAGTCAAGCAGGCCTGGATGGCACTGAGTGGCGATCAGGAACAGTGGAATAACATCAAGGAAGAGCTGGCGGCCTACTTTGACAGCAGCGACGACTGA
- a CDS encoding glycoside hydrolase family protein — MRVRASLLCLCFLMLLSGILSAEEPAHIGSRRELFIDDWMIGSLDGARQELHHPVPQEIAITYDAPAEGNISYYVRILKDGDLYRMYYRGAHHDWSKGKVTHQVVCYAESDDAIHWRKSDLGLFEFNGSKKNNIVWTGTGAHNFSPFLDTNPQCKTDEKFKALGSGKGGLYAFASADGIHWRLLTDKPVITKGAFDSQNLAFWDEHRQEYVDFHRGFTNKVRAIMTCTSDDFVNWTPPKFIDIKNSPPQHLYTNATIAYPRAPHLFLAFPKRFVPSRKAAWHPDPKNNHSGVSDGVLMTSRDGMHWNRWDEAFLRPGQNRERWWQRNNHIAWGITTTPSPLPGHVPELSLYAIENYYVGPCRLRRFTLRQDGFVSINAPFTGGEMTTRLITFDGSQGKDKTPVELELNLSTSAAGSVKCELLDAEGQPLPGFSIKESEEFYGDELDHVMTWKGKSDLSQFAGKPIRVRFVLKDADLYSLRFRNGE, encoded by the coding sequence ATGCGAGTTCGTGCGTCCCTGCTGTGCCTGTGTTTTCTTATGCTTCTGTCCGGTATTCTCTCTGCGGAGGAACCGGCTCACATCGGTTCGCGGCGTGAACTGTTCATTGACGACTGGATGATCGGCAGTCTCGACGGTGCCCGCCAGGAACTGCATCACCCGGTACCCCAGGAAATTGCGATCACCTATGATGCGCCGGCTGAAGGGAACATCAGCTATTATGTCCGCATCCTGAAAGATGGTGACCTGTACCGCATGTATTACCGCGGCGCGCATCACGACTGGAGCAAAGGTAAGGTCACGCACCAGGTGGTCTGCTATGCGGAAAGTGACGATGCGATCCACTGGCGGAAGTCGGACCTGGGACTGTTCGAGTTCAACGGTTCGAAGAAGAACAACATCGTCTGGACGGGAACCGGTGCGCATAATTTCTCGCCGTTCCTGGATACGAATCCCCAATGTAAAACCGATGAAAAGTTTAAGGCCCTGGGGAGCGGGAAGGGGGGCCTGTATGCGTTCGCTTCTGCTGACGGGATTCACTGGCGTCTGCTGACAGACAAGCCGGTGATCACGAAGGGTGCCTTCGATTCACAGAACCTGGCGTTCTGGGATGAGCACCGCCAGGAGTATGTCGATTTTCATCGCGGTTTTACCAACAAGGTGCGGGCGATAATGACGTGCACCTCGGATGATTTTGTGAACTGGACACCGCCGAAGTTCATCGACATCAAAAATTCGCCGCCGCAGCATCTCTATACGAATGCGACGATTGCCTATCCCCGGGCACCGCATCTGTTCCTGGCGTTTCCCAAGCGGTTCGTGCCGAGTCGCAAGGCGGCCTGGCACCCGGATCCGAAAAACAATCACTCCGGCGTGAGTGACGGCGTGTTGATGACGAGCCGGGATGGCATGCACTGGAACCGTTGGGACGAAGCGTTCCTCCGCCCGGGGCAGAACCGGGAACGCTGGTGGCAGCGGAATAACCACATCGCATGGGGCATCACCACGACGCCGAGCCCGCTGCCCGGGCACGTGCCTGAACTGTCGCTGTATGCGATTGAGAATTACTACGTCGGTCCCTGCCGACTGCGACGTTTCACTTTGCGTCAGGACGGTTTTGTGTCGATCAACGCTCCGTTTACCGGCGGCGAGATGACCACGCGGCTGATTACGTTTGACGGTTCCCAGGGAAAAGATAAAACTCCGGTCGAACTGGAACTGAACCTGTCTACCTCAGCTGCCGGCAGCGTGAAATGTGAACTGCTGGACGCAGAGGGGCAGCCGCTCCCTGGGTTCAGTATAAAGGAGAGCGAAGAATTCTACGGCGACGAACTGGACCACGTGATGACCTGGAAAGGGAAGAGCGATTTGAGCCAGTTTGCTGGGAAGCCGATCCGGGTGCGGTTTGTGTTGAAGGATGCAGATTTGTATTCGCTGCGGTTTCGGAATGGGGAGTGA